From Pusillibacter faecalis, one genomic window encodes:
- the xdhC gene encoding xanthine dehydrogenase subunit XdhC gives MENRQYETIHFNLNGRDVERTVDVRASLTDLLRNDFRMTSVKKGCEVGECGACTVLIDGEAFNSCIYLAVWAEGKHVRTLESLLGPNGELSDIQQAFVEEAAIQCGFCTPGVILTAVEILESGREYTDDELRKLLSGHLCRCTGYENILRAVKKTMYRRLGKEPAEQRER, from the coding sequence ATGGAGAACAGGCAGTATGAGACCATACATTTCAATCTGAACGGTCGGGACGTGGAGCGGACGGTGGATGTCCGGGCCTCCCTGACGGACCTGCTCCGGAACGACTTCCGGATGACCAGCGTGAAAAAGGGCTGTGAGGTGGGGGAATGCGGCGCCTGCACGGTCCTCATCGACGGGGAGGCATTCAACTCCTGTATTTATCTCGCGGTGTGGGCGGAAGGAAAGCACGTCCGCACGCTGGAGAGCCTGCTGGGGCCCAACGGCGAGCTGAGCGACATCCAGCAGGCGTTTGTGGAGGAGGCCGCTATCCAGTGCGGCTTCTGCACCCCCGGTGTGATCCTGACGGCGGTGGAGATTCTGGAGAGCGGGCGAGAGTACACCGACGACGAGCTGAGAAAGCTCCTCTCTGGTCACCTGTGCCGCTGCACCGGGTATGAGAACATTCTCCGGGCAGTGAAAAAGACCATGTACCGGCGGCTTGGCAAAGAGCCTGCGGAACAAAGAGAACGATGA
- a CDS encoding DUF1847 domain-containing protein gives MKENQVRSCIDCGSKSCERMDGANPPFCLTTGLDQEVLEEAMLLYTEDDWNAQATKAAAEVEAEYYCEMTRVEEIMEFARRLGAKRIGIATCIGLLTEARTAARIFRRAGFEVYGVACKVGAQPKTAVGIPEACEKVGKNMCNPILQAKLLNRAKTDLNVVIGLCVGHDSLFYKYAEALTTTLVTKDRVLGHNPAAALYQADSYYHKRLLGE, from the coding sequence ATGAAAGAGAACCAGGTGAGAAGCTGCATCGACTGCGGAAGCAAGAGCTGTGAGCGAATGGACGGGGCAAACCCACCTTTCTGCCTGACCACGGGGTTGGACCAGGAGGTGTTGGAAGAGGCGATGCTCCTCTACACAGAGGACGACTGGAACGCCCAGGCCACCAAAGCGGCCGCCGAGGTAGAGGCGGAGTACTACTGCGAGATGACCAGGGTGGAGGAGATCATGGAGTTTGCCCGGCGGCTTGGCGCCAAACGGATTGGCATTGCCACCTGCATTGGGCTTTTGACAGAGGCGCGAACCGCGGCGCGAATTTTCCGTAGGGCAGGGTTTGAGGTCTACGGCGTGGCCTGCAAGGTGGGCGCGCAGCCCAAGACTGCGGTGGGAATTCCGGAGGCCTGTGAGAAGGTGGGGAAGAATATGTGCAACCCCATTTTGCAGGCCAAACTCCTGAACCGGGCCAAGACGGATTTAAATGTGGTAATCGGTCTTTGCGTGGGGCACGACTCCTTATTTTATAAGTACGCGGAGGCTCTGACTACCACCCTGGTAACGAAGGACCGGGTGCTGGGGCACAATCCGGCGGCGGCGCTGTACCAGGCGGACTCCTATTACCATAAAAGGCTATTGGGCGAGTGA
- the xdhB gene encoding xanthine dehydrogenase subunit XdhB: MYDMKALYQATSVADAVALRLAHPEAQIIAGGSDVLVQMREGKRAGAELISIYGLDELRGVSLEADGTLRIGSLTSFSHITQDPLIQKYVNVLGDAVDQVGGPQIRNIGTIGGNTCNGVTSADSASTLLAYNAVVEMTGPEGRRLAPIREFYIRAGQVDIRAGELQTAILIQKDDYTDTFGHYIKYAMRNAMDIATLGTSVNVRLSADKRTVERARVAFGVAGPVPMRAESAEAVAAGGSVGMDLAEAFAQAVREDIHPRDSWRAAKDFRMHIAVESAKRAFVEAVRLAGGAL, from the coding sequence ATGTATGACATGAAAGCCCTGTATCAGGCAACGAGCGTGGCCGACGCCGTGGCGCTGCGCCTCGCTCATCCGGAGGCCCAGATCATTGCCGGCGGGTCCGACGTGCTGGTGCAGATGCGGGAGGGAAAGCGGGCTGGTGCGGAGCTCATCTCCATCTACGGTCTGGATGAGCTCCGGGGCGTTTCCCTGGAGGCGGATGGGACGCTGCGCATCGGCTCCCTCACCAGCTTTTCCCACATCACCCAGGACCCGCTGATCCAGAAATACGTCAACGTCCTGGGGGATGCTGTGGACCAGGTGGGCGGCCCGCAAATCCGCAATATCGGCACCATCGGCGGCAACACCTGCAACGGCGTCACGTCGGCGGACTCGGCCTCTACGCTGCTGGCCTATAACGCCGTGGTAGAGATGACTGGACCGGAGGGGCGGAGACTGGCGCCCATCCGAGAGTTCTACATTCGGGCGGGACAGGTGGACATCCGGGCAGGAGAGCTGCAGACCGCAATTTTAATTCAAAAAGACGACTATACGGATACATTCGGACATTATATCAAATATGCCATGCGGAACGCCATGGACATCGCCACTCTGGGCACCTCTGTGAATGTGCGCCTTTCCGCCGACAAGCGGACGGTGGAGCGGGCGCGGGTGGCCTTTGGCGTGGCGGGGCCGGTGCCTATGCGGGCGGAGAGCGCGGAGGCAGTAGCCGCAGGCGGGTCTGTGGGTATGGATCTAGCGGAGGCGTTCGCTCAGGCCGTGCGGGAGGATATCCACCCCCGGGACTCCTGGCGGGCGGCCAAGGATTTCCGGATGCACATCGCGGTGGAGAGCGCCAAGCGGGCGTTTGTGGAGGCCGTGCGTCTGGCGGGAGGTGCACTGTGA